A genomic region of Pelodiscus sinensis isolate JC-2024 chromosome 1, ASM4963464v1, whole genome shotgun sequence contains the following coding sequences:
- the GPR82 gene encoding LOW QUALITY PROTEIN: putative G-protein coupled receptor 82 (The sequence of the model RefSeq protein was modified relative to this genomic sequence to represent the inferred CDS: inserted 3 bases in 2 codons; substituted 3 bases at 3 genomic stop codons): protein MRNSTCLLQPSLASTLVLPIIYSFLFTTGCFGNITSGWIFSKYVATKRTQNIYLTNLVIANVFICIMMPFLTAYFANGYQXPYESVLCNTVNYFGTLVMHTSMYVRITILCWIVVGQYAILMKNNDHTQYFPSANENLIHKCLLEKFHXPKFAKYFCISIWIIVLGVTLSSIVYDFHAQRNQEQVGRCYHWKTEYGELSGKTTVLIATTCFFXFFITVLFSYCSLVNHLSKIDKNTCIGKKHLIYSTVKRNICIIQLILMVCFLPYHIFRPVFYALLVTEDCXRMNYXVETKLFLSCLAAAKSSLDPVINLLLDKTFKKSLYNLFRKSSSQDHNHTADIGDHTRSNKILTGHTLGQNPFCYS from the exons ATGAGAAATTCAACATGTCTTCTTCAGCCATCACTGGCTTCTACACTAGTTCTGCCAATTATCTACTCTTTCCTATTTACTACAGGCTGTTTTGGAAACATTACCTCTGGGTGGATATTTTCAAAGTACGTAGCTACAAAAAGAACACAGAACATCTATCTGACAAATCTTGTTATTGCAAATGTATTTATATGCATTATGATGCCTTTCCTCACTGCCTACTTTGCAAATGGCTATCAATGACCATATGAATCTGTGCTCTGTAACACAGTAAATTATTTTGGAACTCTGGTTATGCATACTAGTATGTATGTCAGAATTACAATTTTATGTTGGATTGTTGTAGGTCAGTATGCAATACTGATGAAAAATAATGACCACACACAATATTTTCCATCAGCTAATGAAAACCTCATACACAAATGTCTACTGGAAAAGTTTCATTAGCCAAAATTTGCTAAATACTTCTGCATCAGCATATGGATCATTGTACTGGGTGTAACCTTATCAAGTATAGTGTATGATTTTCATGCACAGCGTAATCAAGAACAAGTTGGCAGATGCTACCACTGGAAGACAGAATATGGAGAACTCAGTGGCAAGACCACAGTTCTTATTGCTActacttgtttttt atttttcataacaGTATTATTCTCATACTGTTCTCTTGTCAATCATCTGAGTAAAATAGATAAAAATACTTGCATTGGAAAGAAACATCTAATTTATAGCACAGTCAAAAGAAACATTTGTATCATCCAGCTTATCCTAATGGTCTGCTTTCTTCCATATCATATTTTCAGGCCAGTTTTTTATGCACTGCTTGTTACTGAAGACT ACAGAATGAACTATTAAGTGGAAACAAAACTCTTTCTTTCTTGTCTTGCAGCTGCCAAAAGTAGTTTAGATCCTGTTATAAATCTTTTATTAGATAAAACATTTAAGAAGAGTTTGTACAATCTTTTTAGAAAATCTTCATCACAAGATCACAATCATACAGCTGATATTGGAGACCACACACGAAGCAATAAAATCTTAACTGGGCATACTTTGGGACAAAACCCTTTTTGCTATTCATAG